A genomic region of Methanosarcina thermophila TM-1 contains the following coding sequences:
- a CDS encoding ArsR/SmtB family transcription factor produces the protein MDGLENQNDLTDAREPPQGLDTVEQGGRILVLPVNGESRKITQVLSNETSLKILELLGKESMSATKIAEELKLPLTTVKYNLDSLVESGLIKVKQIKWSQKGRQIKIYESVEKLIVLVPSKSPIDRLSIISLLQKYIGVVGAAFFAAAGIEYFSAYMQAKRVIDATAPLIMGTMEVPSEPSLDHTAMEVNESSNISPKIAIDRQIPENGALNASSRALESGTGNISSGLETRPIEEVAEVPVSMSDGLDSVQGIPSIPPEGLPNAGVYGLYDTLSLHPGVWFFFGCLFIVVVLIVKEVYYKKKVR, from the coding sequence ATGGATGGGCTTGAAAATCAAAACGATTTGACGGATGCGAGGGAACCCCCACAGGGGTTAGATACGGTTGAGCAGGGAGGCAGGATACTTGTTCTCCCGGTAAATGGGGAATCTAGAAAAATAACTCAAGTTCTTTCCAATGAAACATCATTAAAAATCCTGGAGTTACTCGGGAAAGAAAGCATGTCTGCAACCAAAATTGCAGAGGAATTGAAGCTTCCCCTTACTACTGTCAAGTATAATCTTGACTCTCTTGTTGAATCCGGTCTTATAAAAGTAAAACAAATAAAATGGAGTCAGAAAGGACGACAAATAAAGATATATGAATCAGTGGAAAAACTGATTGTGCTCGTCCCTTCGAAAAGCCCTATTGACAGGCTCTCTATAATAAGCCTGCTTCAAAAATACATCGGGGTAGTAGGAGCTGCCTTCTTTGCAGCTGCAGGGATAGAGTATTTTTCAGCGTATATGCAGGCAAAGAGGGTCATTGATGCGACTGCACCTCTAATAATGGGGACAATGGAGGTACCCAGTGAACCTTCTCTGGATCATACAGCTATGGAAGTAAATGAAAGTAGCAATATAAGCCCTAAAATAGCTATCGACCGGCAAATACCCGAAAATGGAGCCTTAAATGCAAGTTCAAGGGCTCTGGAATCTGGGACAGGAAATATCTCTTCCGGACTGGAAACCCGCCCAATTGAGGAAGTTGCTGAAGTTCCCGTATCCATGTCAGATGGTTTGGATTCTGTCCAGGGAATTCCCTCTATCCCGCCTGAAGGGTTACCTAACGCAGGCGTTTACGGGCTTTATGATACGCTTTCTCTTCACCCCGGAGTCTGGTTCTTTTTTGGATGTCTTTTTATAGTAGTCGTGCTGATTGTAAAAGAAGTCTATTATAAGAAGAAAGTCAGGTAG
- a CDS encoding ABC transporter ATP-binding protein: protein MYLKGENITFGYKKDNLILKDVNISLGSGEIMGLVGDSGSGKSTLCKILAGYETRYKGKVSLDGKPLPAKGYNPVQLIFQHPEKAVNPKWKMKDILNEGHTVSQDILDSFGIKKSWLNRWPNELSGGELQRFALARALSPKTRFLIADEITTMVDAITQAQIWNVLLGIVEELNIGVLVVSHDRNLINRVCHDIIYLKDISSA, encoded by the coding sequence ATGTATCTTAAAGGCGAAAATATCACTTTCGGATACAAAAAAGATAATTTAATTTTAAAAGATGTTAATATTTCTTTAGGCAGTGGAGAAATAATGGGACTGGTTGGAGATAGCGGAAGCGGAAAATCAACCTTATGTAAGATATTAGCTGGCTATGAAACCAGGTATAAGGGAAAAGTGAGTCTAGATGGAAAACCTCTCCCGGCAAAAGGCTATAACCCGGTTCAACTTATCTTCCAGCATCCGGAAAAGGCTGTAAATCCCAAATGGAAAATGAAAGATATCTTAAATGAAGGGCATACCGTTTCACAGGATATTTTAGACTCATTCGGGATAAAAAAGAGCTGGCTTAATCGATGGCCAAATGAGCTTTCCGGAGGCGAACTCCAGAGATTCGCTCTTGCCCGGGCTTTAAGCCCTAAAACCAGGTTTTTAATTGCCGATGAAATAACTACAATGGTAGACGCTATTACTCAGGCTCAGATCTGGAATGTACTTTTGGGTATAGTTGAGGAGCTTAATATTGGAGTACTGGTCGTAAGCCATGACAGGAATTTAATTAATAGAGTATGCCATGATATAATTTATTTAAAAGATATATCCAGTGCTTGA
- the truA gene encoding tRNA pseudouridine(38-40) synthase TruA — translation MRVALKLAYIGTGFHGSQLQPNVETVEGALFKALRNLGIIESPKSANYTCAGRTDAGVHALEQVVAFDTDKPELAIPRIINSELPPTIWAWAHAEVPRSFDARRDAVSRHYRYVMVGKEYDISRIREASKLLLGTHDFENFSRTNGEKSTIRTIERINVRVDGDLIKIDVVGNSFLWNMVRKIVTALSMIGKGVRDNDWLLQMLNPDIYEEGIEPAPAYGLTLLKVNYNEEMGWIEDNYSIRRASELNQKHILRHRVMAEVLEELISHE, via the coding sequence ATGAGAGTCGCTTTAAAACTTGCATACATAGGCACCGGGTTTCACGGCTCCCAGCTCCAGCCCAACGTCGAGACCGTAGAGGGAGCACTCTTCAAGGCTCTCCGGAATCTCGGGATTATAGAAAGCCCTAAATCTGCGAATTACACCTGCGCAGGCAGGACTGATGCCGGGGTTCATGCCCTTGAACAGGTTGTTGCTTTTGATACGGACAAGCCGGAACTGGCAATCCCAAGGATCATAAATTCCGAGCTCCCTCCGACAATCTGGGCATGGGCTCACGCGGAAGTGCCCCGGAGCTTTGATGCCAGGAGAGATGCAGTTTCCAGACATTACCGATACGTGATGGTTGGGAAAGAGTACGATATTTCCAGAATTCGGGAAGCTTCGAAATTGCTGCTGGGCACCCATGATTTTGAAAATTTTTCTCGAACCAACGGAGAAAAAAGTACAATTCGAACCATAGAAAGGATCAATGTCCGCGTAGATGGAGATCTTATAAAGATCGATGTTGTTGGAAATAGTTTTCTCTGGAATATGGTCCGGAAAATCGTAACCGCCCTTTCCATGATAGGAAAAGGGGTACGTGACAACGACTGGCTGCTCCAGATGCTTAATCCGGATATTTATGAAGAAGGGATTGAACCGGCTCCTGCCTATGGATTGACTCTTCTGAAAGTGAACTATAATGAGGAAATGGGATGGATTGAAGACAATTATTCTATCAGGAGAGCAAGCGAGCTGAACCAGAAGCATATCCTCAGGCACAGGGTTATGGCAGAAGTACTGGAAGAACTGATCTCTCACGAGTAA
- a CDS encoding isocitrate/isopropylmalate dehydrogenase family protein codes for MTQYKIPVLPGDGIGPEIIAEGRKVIDAAGERFGFDVEWIEYPHGADHYLETGELISEETLKELSRYPAIYLGSIGDPRVAPGILEKGILLTARFYFDQYINLRPIKLLDGVWTPIKDKTSKDIDFVVVRENTEDFYIGIGGRAKKGESKDLLEVRRTLYSAKFGLDIETDSEEIGYQIGLISKEGTRRVIEYAFDLAGKRKKHVSSVDKANVLSDIYGFWREEFNEVSAKYPDITTDFNFVDAITMWFVKNPEWFDVVVTPNMFGDIITDLGAMIQGGLGLAPGGNINPTGTSMFEPIHGSAPKYKGQNKVNPIATIWAGAMLIEQLGEKEASDMIVSAIQKNILDGKVRTYDMGGRSSTSDVGDDIARRIKEE; via the coding sequence ATGACGCAGTATAAGATTCCGGTTCTCCCAGGAGACGGGATAGGCCCAGAAATTATCGCCGAAGGCAGAAAAGTTATAGACGCCGCTGGTGAAAGATTCGGTTTTGATGTAGAATGGATTGAATACCCGCATGGGGCAGATCACTACCTTGAAACAGGTGAACTGATTTCAGAAGAAACCTTAAAGGAATTATCCAGATATCCTGCCATTTACCTTGGTTCCATTGGAGACCCCAGAGTTGCCCCCGGAATTCTTGAGAAAGGAATCTTATTAACTGCACGCTTCTACTTTGACCAGTACATTAACCTCCGCCCCATAAAACTCCTTGATGGAGTCTGGACCCCTATCAAGGATAAAACCTCAAAAGACATCGACTTCGTGGTTGTCAGAGAAAACACCGAAGACTTCTACATAGGAATTGGCGGCAGGGCAAAAAAAGGAGAGAGCAAAGATCTCCTTGAAGTCAGGCGAACACTCTATTCCGCAAAATTCGGGCTTGATATCGAGACAGACAGCGAAGAAATAGGATACCAGATAGGTTTGATCTCCAAAGAAGGCACGAGAAGAGTTATCGAGTATGCCTTTGACCTTGCTGGAAAACGTAAAAAACACGTTTCGTCCGTTGACAAGGCAAACGTACTTTCCGACATTTACGGCTTCTGGAGAGAGGAATTCAATGAGGTTTCCGCAAAATATCCCGATATTACCACAGATTTCAACTTTGTTGACGCCATAACCATGTGGTTTGTGAAAAACCCGGAATGGTTTGATGTGGTCGTAACTCCTAATATGTTCGGAGATATAATTACAGACCTTGGAGCCATGATCCAGGGCGGCCTTGGGCTTGCTCCCGGCGGAAATATCAACCCAACAGGCACAAGCATGTTTGAGCCTATTCACGGTTCAGCTCCGAAATATAAGGGCCAGAATAAAGTCAACCCGATTGCCACAATCTGGGCAGGTGCCATGCTAATAGAACAGCTTGGAGAGAAAGAAGCCTCAGATATGATAGTAAGCGCAATCCAGAAAAATATCCTGGACGGCAAAGTTAGAACCTACGACATGGGCGGCAGGAGTAGCACCTCGGATGTCGGGGATGATATTGCAAGGAGAATAAAGGAAGAATAA
- a CDS encoding 3-isopropylmalate dehydratase small subunit — protein MKGRAWKFGDDVDTDAIIPGRYLIYNTPEELAKYTFEGVRPEFAKNVHENDIVVAGSNFGCGSSREHAPLALKGAKVACVIAKSFARIFFRNAINIGLPVLECPDTDKIDDGDELEVDLATGVIINKTKGETYQATPLPDFVREIVDEGGLIEYARKLVTERSKTEN, from the coding sequence ATGAAAGGAAGAGCCTGGAAGTTCGGAGATGACGTGGATACCGATGCAATAATTCCTGGAAGGTACCTGATTTACAATACCCCTGAAGAGCTTGCAAAGTACACGTTTGAAGGCGTGCGCCCCGAATTTGCAAAAAACGTGCACGAAAATGACATCGTGGTCGCAGGAAGCAATTTTGGTTGCGGTTCATCACGCGAACACGCACCCCTTGCCCTGAAAGGAGCAAAGGTAGCCTGTGTAATTGCAAAGTCTTTTGCAAGGATATTTTTCAGGAATGCAATAAATATCGGACTCCCTGTCCTGGAATGCCCTGACACTGACAAAATCGATGACGGAGATGAACTTGAAGTAGACCTTGCGACAGGAGTTATTATAAACAAAACAAAAGGTGAGACTTACCAGGCGACCCCTCTCCCTGATTTCGTACGCGAAATCGTAGATGAAGGAGGGCTTATAGAATATGCCAGGAAACTGGTCACCGAGCGCTCAAAAACAGAAAATTAG
- a CDS encoding formate--phosphoribosylaminoimidazolecarboxamide ligase — MITKQQILEFLKDYDLENITIATVCSHSSLQIFDGARKEGFRTLGICVGKPPKFYEAFPKAKPDEYLIVDNYADIMNKAEELRKKNTIIIPHGSFVAYLGTENFAELTVPTFGNRAVLEWESDRNKEREWLLGAGIHMPKKIDDPRDINGPVMVKYDGAKGGKGFFVAKTYEEFNELIDRSQKYTIQEFITGTRYYLHYFYSPIRNEGYTLSKGSLELLSMDRRVESNADEIFRLGSPKELIEAGIRPTYVVTGNAPLVARESLLPLIFSLGERVVEESLDLFGGMIGAFCLETVFTDELEIKVFEISARIVAGTNLYISGSPYSDLMEENLSTGRRIAREIKIAIETNQLDQIIS, encoded by the coding sequence ATGATAACAAAACAGCAGATTCTGGAATTTCTGAAAGATTACGATTTAGAAAACATCACAATTGCGACAGTCTGTTCTCACTCAAGCCTTCAAATCTTTGATGGAGCTCGAAAAGAAGGCTTCAGAACTCTGGGAATCTGCGTTGGCAAACCTCCCAAGTTTTATGAAGCTTTTCCCAAAGCAAAACCTGATGAGTACCTTATTGTCGATAACTATGCCGATATAATGAATAAGGCTGAGGAACTCAGAAAGAAAAACACTATTATTATTCCACATGGCTCATTCGTTGCTTATCTCGGCACGGAAAATTTTGCAGAGCTGACTGTGCCTACTTTCGGAAACCGGGCTGTGCTCGAATGGGAGTCGGACAGGAACAAAGAGCGGGAGTGGCTACTTGGAGCAGGTATCCACATGCCCAAGAAAATTGACGACCCTCGCGATATCAATGGACCTGTAATGGTTAAGTATGACGGAGCAAAGGGCGGAAAAGGTTTCTTCGTCGCAAAAACTTATGAGGAATTCAATGAACTCATAGACCGCTCCCAGAAATATACAATTCAGGAATTCATTACTGGAACCCGCTATTACCTGCATTATTTCTACTCACCTATCAGAAACGAAGGATACACTTTAAGCAAGGGCAGCCTTGAACTACTTAGCATGGACCGCAGGGTAGAATCCAATGCCGATGAGATCTTCAGGCTGGGCTCACCCAAAGAGCTCATAGAAGCAGGCATTCGCCCGACATACGTGGTCACAGGGAACGCACCCCTTGTAGCAAGAGAATCCCTACTACCCCTCATCTTCTCTCTCGGAGAACGGGTAGTTGAAGAATCCCTGGATCTTTTTGGAGGGATGATAGGAGCTTTCTGCCTTGAGACGGTCTTTACAGATGAACTTGAGATTAAGGTCTTTGAGATCTCGGCTAGAATTGTTGCAGGAACAAACCTTTACATTTCAGGCTCACCTTATTCGGATCTGATGGAAGAAAACCTCTCAACTGGAAGGAGAATCGCTCGGGAAATCAAAATAGCTATCGAGACCAACCAGCTGGATCAGATAATATCCTGA
- a CDS encoding oligopeptide/dipeptide ABC transporter ATP-binding protein, with product MGNKVELRTKAEPVTAFKTVDGKKRKAEVLLNVEDLSLSFTQYTSGLRQTELKVISNLSIQAYRGEILAVVGSSGSGKSLLAHSILGILPSNAKLSGKIEYDGEELTQERKEALRGKEIALIPQATTYLDPLMKISDQVIGCVEKKDKGLMRKLLREIFQRYNLKSEVEGMLPHELSGGMIRRVLVSTAVIRSSKLIIADEPTPGLDEKTLNETLSYLKDMADRGCAVILITHDIEAALKVSHKIAVFYAGTVLEVANVEDFKNNGENLRHPYTRALWNALPQNNFQVIKGHQPMQDEVFDGCIFYERCSKKKALCSQGIPELRQVNGGVVRCNNVS from the coding sequence ATGGGAAATAAAGTTGAACTAAGGACTAAAGCAGAGCCAGTTACTGCATTTAAGACAGTTGATGGGAAAAAGAGAAAAGCTGAGGTTTTATTAAATGTAGAGGATCTTTCACTTTCATTCACTCAATATACTTCGGGACTTAGACAAACAGAGTTGAAAGTGATCTCTAATTTAAGTATACAGGCTTATAGAGGCGAGATCCTGGCTGTTGTTGGATCAAGCGGGTCCGGTAAAAGTCTTCTGGCTCACTCGATTTTAGGAATTTTGCCTTCAAATGCAAAACTCAGTGGTAAAATAGAATACGATGGCGAAGAGCTTACCCAGGAAAGAAAGGAAGCATTAAGAGGTAAAGAAATAGCCCTGATTCCGCAGGCTACAACCTATCTTGATCCTTTAATGAAAATTTCCGATCAGGTGATAGGGTGCGTTGAGAAGAAAGATAAGGGCTTAATGAGGAAACTCCTGAGAGAGATCTTTCAAAGGTATAATTTAAAATCGGAAGTTGAAGGAATGCTCCCTCACGAGCTCTCAGGAGGGATGATTCGAAGAGTTCTTGTCTCCACTGCCGTAATACGCTCCTCAAAACTTATAATTGCAGATGAGCCGACACCGGGGTTAGATGAGAAAACCCTGAATGAGACCCTGAGTTACCTAAAAGACATGGCAGATAGAGGCTGTGCAGTGATACTCATAACTCATGATATAGAGGCTGCATTAAAAGTCTCTCATAAGATTGCAGTATTCTACGCTGGCACTGTTTTGGAGGTAGCTAATGTTGAGGATTTTAAGAATAATGGTGAAAACCTGAGGCATCCATACACCCGTGCACTCTGGAACGCACTTCCCCAGAATAACTTCCAGGTAATTAAAGGTCATCAACCAATGCAAGATGAAGTCTTTGATGGATGCATCTTTTATGAAAGATGTTCCAAAAAGAAAGCTCTATGCTCTCAGGGTATCCCTGAGCTTAGGCAGGTCAATGGAGGAGTGGTGAGGTGCAACAATGTATCTTAA
- a CDS encoding ATP-binding protein, which produces MQKVENKQLRPTFGGKVAGTLHVLGNEENPGKGLLSIGNYMALDHSRGAAVYLDALKPHVVLICGKRGYGKSYTMGCLLEELSLLEPDIKRRLASFVIDTMGIFWTMNYPNTFEAPTLKNWNCAPVGLEAEIFVPEGKVEAYRKRNINVKPFSIPVRELSGNQWCRIFNIEEVSPPGILLLRAVESLRERGDTYSFEEILSEIARDTRSDEASKGAVENYFRAVNSWGLFSKEGTSLSALVSGGKTTILDVSTLENENVCAATVSILAGKLYEARLEARRAYEKKLMGEKSFEEEFPMVWLFIDEAHIFVPAKTEGLASKVLINRCLRQGRQPGLSLVLATQRPASLHPDVVSQSDLLICHRLTASDDILALEASRPLYMQESIQAYLKKMGSERGAALIVDDHSESVHLVRIRPRLSWHGGGEPNALEPYYEEESSENSNQQ; this is translated from the coding sequence ATGCAGAAAGTCGAAAACAAACAGCTCAGACCTACTTTTGGGGGGAAGGTTGCCGGGACTTTGCATGTGCTCGGAAATGAAGAGAATCCCGGAAAAGGTTTGCTCTCCATTGGAAATTACATGGCACTGGATCATTCCAGAGGGGCTGCCGTTTATCTCGATGCCTTGAAACCTCATGTTGTTTTGATCTGCGGTAAAAGAGGGTATGGGAAATCCTACACTATGGGCTGCTTACTTGAAGAACTTTCTCTTCTTGAGCCGGATATTAAGAGAAGGCTTGCATCCTTTGTTATTGATACCATGGGAATTTTCTGGACAATGAACTACCCAAATACGTTTGAAGCCCCAACGCTGAAAAACTGGAATTGTGCTCCTGTTGGGCTTGAGGCTGAGATTTTTGTGCCTGAAGGGAAGGTTGAGGCTTACAGGAAACGGAATATTAATGTAAAGCCCTTTTCCATTCCGGTGAGAGAACTTTCAGGAAACCAGTGGTGCAGGATTTTTAATATAGAGGAGGTTTCTCCCCCTGGAATTCTTCTGTTAAGGGCAGTCGAATCTCTCAGAGAAAGAGGAGATACATACTCTTTTGAGGAAATCCTCAGCGAGATAGCCAGGGACACACGCTCGGATGAGGCTTCGAAAGGGGCTGTAGAGAATTACTTCAGGGCAGTAAATTCCTGGGGGCTTTTCTCAAAAGAGGGGACATCACTATCAGCACTTGTATCAGGCGGGAAGACAACTATTCTTGATGTGAGTACACTTGAAAATGAAAACGTCTGTGCAGCAACAGTGTCAATTCTTGCGGGTAAGCTGTATGAGGCAAGACTTGAGGCAAGAAGAGCCTACGAAAAGAAGCTCATGGGAGAAAAATCCTTTGAGGAAGAGTTTCCCATGGTCTGGCTCTTTATAGATGAGGCTCATATTTTCGTACCTGCAAAGACTGAGGGGCTTGCCTCGAAAGTACTTATTAACCGCTGTCTCAGGCAGGGCAGACAGCCTGGACTCTCCCTGGTTCTGGCAACGCAGAGACCTGCAAGCCTGCATCCTGATGTCGTTTCCCAGAGTGATCTTCTTATCTGCCACAGACTCACGGCAAGTGATGATATTCTGGCTCTTGAGGCGTCGCGTCCTCTTTATATGCAGGAAAGCATTCAGGCTTACCTTAAGAAGATGGGGAGCGAAAGAGGGGCTGCTCTGATTGTGGATGACCATTCCGAGTCAGTTCATCTTGTACGCATCCGTCCGAGGTTAAGCTGGCACGGAGGAGGAGAACCGAATGCTCTTGAGCCTTATTACGAGGAAGAAAGCAGTGAAAATTCAAACCAGCAATAA